CTTCTGTTAGCAATGCTGCTTTGATAATCAAGCATATTTATACTGTGtagaatatttaatttgtttattatcgaaatatctaaaaatatttgaatccaTTTAAAGTGTTCAAGTTGGGGTTTTTTCtgatataatgaatatatgtaCTGAAAAACTGATTCTGGTAATCAACTGATGTTCTTGTTTCGTCCAGTTAACAAACACAAGGTTTGGCCATTGTTACCTACTGCATCTGTTCAGCGCTGCAGCATGACTCTGACGGTGTCTCATGATGAGAGTTTGACGGTCATCACTGTCAACTCAAACCCAAAGAGCAAATGGCCTGTACTGTGTCAGATTCTGGGTTTTCTCTGCTACAGTCCAATGTGTTCTGTATCTCAGGTTGTTAAAAAAGGGAAACTGAAGGACATCCACACAGCTTTTGGGGTGAGTCAGACACTTGCGAAATTTCTTTCTGAAATTTCTAGgtcttttttaatgtaacattttaggTCTTGTGATTTTAGAATACTTTAGGTAAACTTTTTGGACagaactttaaaaacattatgatGCAGCAATTTGGTTACACTTAGATTATGTCAGTATGGATGcattaagaacatttttaaaaatcacctacactaccagtcaaaatttttttaatgtttgtaaagaattgtcttctgctcacctagcccgcatttatttgatcatttatttgaaaaaattctactcagctgttttcaacataataataataataaatgttttttgggcatcaaatcagaatattagtatGGTTTCTTAAAgataatgtgactggagtaatgatgctaaaaattcagctctgaaatcacaggaataaattacattttaaaatatattcaaaaagaaaacagttattttaaatagtaaaaatatttcaaaatttaaaataaatgcaggcttggtgagcagaagagacttgtttcttttaaaacattaaaaatcttttgactggcagtgtaaaTGTTACAAAACCACAGAGCCCCTATTGGGACATGGTGTTGTTAAAATGGGTTAGGGTTAGAGTTAAACAATCACAAATTTTAATcgcacaattcagatttttttttactctcatttTATATCTTATATTTCAAAGgtgagttaaaaagtcacaattaccttttttattttcatacctAATGCGAGATATAAcccccacaattctgagaaggaAAGGAGgaggtttttgtttgtttgtttgtttgaaaacttaacttctaaaaaaattaaaaattgtgagataaaaagtgccttttttctttctttattttctttctttattttggtttatttattaaaaacaatttcagtGCTTTTAGTTGAACACAGTGCTTTTGTGAGAGAATgcaaaattattgaaatataagTTTTTTCCTCCAATCTCATATTTTTCCCCAATAAATGTCCCTTAGGGTCTCCATGTAAACATGTTGTGCAgttttttgaatagtaaaaagtattaattttacaaaatgtaagttttagttgcaaattaatttaGGGCTATGCAAccttttcttaaaacaatataaaacattttaaaaaccttgtaaaaaatacttattcataacattaaaaaatgtttgcctGTCCACACTGAAAGTAAACATTTGATTGGTTGACTTAAAGTCTCAACTTGTTATATTCCTAAGTATATTGTTCTCTTGTTCCATAGATTGTGCAGATGGTAATTGGCATCCTCAATATTGCGGTGGGGATTGCGTTTACATGCCTCAGTTCGTGGTATACCATGGATAGAATAGCCCAGGGACCCTTTTGGATCGGTAGTGTGGTAAGACTTGGTTTCTTTTCGATAACTTTTATGTTTCTCAATCAAATATTGTTGTGCAGTGCATCTCGAAAAGCGTCATTTTGATAAAGTATCATTGAttcttttgatttgtttaaatgtttttgtttgctctTGTTTGTTATAGTTCCTTGTAGCTGGAATCGTGTGTATTCTTGCAGCTAGGTTTCCCAGTTTTTGTCTGGTAAGTGTCCAGCaaaggcatttgtttttttttcaacaggtcCAATTTTGCAAGCTTTGTAcatattgtttgtgttttacaggTGATAACTGGGATGATTTTGAACATAGTCGGTACTGCACTGGCTATCACAGCTGTTGTGCTGTATTCAGTGGACCTTGCAAATGATCATACTGGATACTGTGAAAGTTacaattcttattattattcacgTTATGATTATGGTTATGGTTATGGTTATGGAACGCCTTCCTCTGAAATCAGTAGGAGACAGGACATCTGTCAGTATTACAGAAACCTCATTGAGGTAATGattatctttcttttctttagaTGTTGTAGATACTGCACATACTCCAAACATGTTCACAGGaatagttttattaatgtaaatgtcttaCAGACTTGATTTTCCCTTTAATAAAGTGGCATTCTGAACTTGTAGACTATCTTCAAAGGACTTGATATCATGATGATAGTGCTGTCGGTCCTTCAGCTCTGTGTGACCATCAGTTTCTGTGTTTTGACTGGAAAAGCTTTGTGCAAGAAGGATGAAGATGCAAAGGTACTGTGTCATAATCAATATTACAACAATCAATCAGTCAGAATCACTGTAATCATGAGAGGGCTGATCTGTGTGcttatgtttgtttgtggttTTGCAGTCGGATGAGTATCAAGAACTTTACAAGCCGCTCCTGGAAGACGCCATTGCTGGTGCTGCAtgacaagataaaaactcaaaacaaagTTGTTCTTTGTGCTTGTAATGCAATGATATTTTGTCTCTCAATATTATATTGgaatgatttaaaacaaatttcatgCACCTgttaaattacatgttttattaAGCTAcacttattttttccttttacaAAAGTGGTGTTACCTTTGATCTCTCTCTATATAAAGATTATTACCTTTTTCAATTTTGTTGTGATCTTTGGGGCTgctttctaaaataaatgactgGAGCACTTGACATCAACccttttcatgttttcattttttacagctTCCCTACTGAATCTTCCTTTGTACAATGAAACACTTAgtgaacatttttatataaagcaGTGGTTTGCAAGCTTTTCAGGCCAAGTATCATcttgattcaaatcaaagaaataaagttggaccattattaatttatagtttatGATTTTTTCTGAGATTAGCCATATTTCTATCAACTAAAATGCTCCTAAACATGAACGTTTACTTTTTATATCAGATGCAATTTTTTACACTCCAATCAAAAGTCCAAAAATTCACCAAAAAGCAGAAGGAAAAATAGTTAATGAGAAAGTAAAAACTACATATTGGTCAGAAAATGACACTGCACTTTTTGCAGTTCAACCAACTAGACTGTGacaatttactttttgtttttaatgaatctgtagATAATGCAAGTCAAGTCTATTTAGATAAATATTATGCAAAGTGCTTTGCAGAAAAATTAATTAGGAAGAAATAGTAATCCTAAAAAGGTTCATAAgaagtaaaaatacaaataaaaaaaaaacttaaaaacttaagacGAATATTTAGTTGCAGATGTGAGATCTACCACATTATGCTGTTTTGATAATACAAGCAGTTTTTATTATGTCTTCAGTTACATCCCGACTATAGACTCAGGTTCTTTAAATTTCAAGAGGGACAAAAAGGATATATGAGATTCAGTGCCAGGGCCAAAACAGCTCCACCTTCAACAGATCAGGATCATATCAGAGTCGACCTTCAGTCTTCACTTCAACCTACTGTACATACAGTCAATTACACATAAGGTGAGTCTGAGTTTACTGTGTTTCTTAAGATCTTGTTTGTTAAGGGGAGCAAAATGTTAGGAATTTTCGTAACTATCATTTGAGTCATTGGGATTTTCTGGTGTATGAGCCTTACTTGTTTCTCTTGTTTTTATCTTGTGGGATGGTTGAAGTCCATCACTTCCATCTGCAGCATGTCTCTAACAGTGTCTTGTGATGAAGGAATAACGGTCATCACCATCAACTCAGACCCAAAGAGCAAATGGCCCGTACTGTGTCAGATTCTTCTGTGCTGCGGTACAGTGCCTTCTGTATCTGAGGGTATGAATGGGAAGCTGAAGGAAATctaccagtgttgggcaagttac
The sequence above is drawn from the Labeo rohita strain BAU-BD-2019 chromosome 16, IGBB_LRoh.1.0, whole genome shotgun sequence genome and encodes:
- the LOC127178672 gene encoding uncharacterized protein LOC127178672; translation: MTLTVSHDESLTVITVNSNPKSKWPVLCQILGFLCYSPMCSVSQVVKKGKLKDIHTAFGIVQMVIGILNIAVGIAFTCLSSWYTMDRIAQGPFWIGSVFLVAGIVCILAARFPSFCLVITGMILNIVGTALAITAVVLYSVDLANDHTGYCESYNSYYYSRYDYGYGYGYGTPSSEISRRQDICQYYRNLIETIFKGLDIMMIVLSVLQLCVTISFCVLTGKALCKKDEDAKSDEYQELYKPLLEDAIAGAA